From the Roseibium salinum genome, one window contains:
- a CDS encoding cytochrome C oxidase subunit IV family protein, with the protein MTQAEIEAHQGPSHGTQKAAGKAEAHQQHPLKVYFVVWGWLFVLSAASYMVDYAGLEGYLRWTLILLFMFLKAGLIVAVFMHMVWERLALAYAILLPPLAVVVFMVLMALESDYTFLTRVMFLNSGG; encoded by the coding sequence ATGACACAGGCTGAAATCGAGGCACACCAAGGCCCGAGCCACGGGACGCAGAAGGCTGCCGGAAAGGCCGAGGCCCATCAGCAGCATCCGCTCAAGGTCTACTTCGTCGTATGGGGCTGGCTGTTCGTCCTGAGCGCGGCGTCCTACATGGTCGACTACGCGGGCCTGGAGGGCTATCTCCGCTGGACGCTGATCCTGCTGTTCATGTTTCTGAAAGCCGGCCTGATCGTGGCCGTCTTCATGCATATGGTCTGGGAACGTCTTGCGCTCGCCTACGCCATTCTGCTCCCGCCGCTCGCGGTCGTGGTCTTCATGGTGCTCATGGCGCTCGAATCCGACTACACGTTCCTGACCCGCGTCATGTTTCTGAATTCGGGCGGCTGA
- the coxB gene encoding cytochrome c oxidase subunit II — MVFAVILIVVVVGSVLFHLLSPWWMTPIASNWGFIDATLGITFWITGAVFVAICLFMAYCLIRYRHKEGSKAVYEPESKRLEIWLTIVTTIGVVALLTPGLYVWAQFVTVPDDATEVEVVGQQWQWSYRLPGEDGQLGSADNSLVTFENPLGVNPDDPAGADDVVVEAADLHLPIDRPVKVLMRSVDVLHDFYVPEFRAKMDLIPGSVTYFWMTPTRTGTFEVLCAELCGTGHGFMRGIVMVDTQEDYDAWLQEQSTFAELAGGKPARKVASTRP; from the coding sequence GTGGTTTTCGCTGTTATACTTATCGTGGTTGTCGTGGGCTCGGTGCTGTTCCACCTGCTCAGCCCGTGGTGGATGACGCCCATTGCCTCCAACTGGGGCTTTATCGACGCGACCCTCGGGATCACGTTCTGGATTACCGGGGCGGTCTTTGTCGCGATCTGCCTGTTCATGGCCTATTGCCTCATCCGGTACCGGCACAAGGAAGGCTCGAAGGCGGTGTATGAGCCGGAAAGCAAGCGGCTCGAAATCTGGCTGACAATCGTCACGACGATCGGCGTGGTGGCCTTGCTTACTCCGGGGCTTTATGTCTGGGCCCAGTTCGTCACCGTTCCCGACGACGCGACCGAGGTCGAGGTCGTCGGCCAGCAGTGGCAATGGAGCTATCGCCTTCCGGGCGAGGATGGCCAGCTGGGCAGCGCGGACAACAGCTTGGTAACCTTCGAAAACCCCTTGGGCGTCAATCCGGATGATCCCGCCGGCGCCGACGATGTGGTCGTCGAGGCCGCCGATCTGCACCTCCCGATCGACAGGCCGGTCAAGGTTCTGATGCGGTCGGTCGACGTTCTGCACGATTTCTACGTTCCGGAATTCCGGGCGAAAATGGACCTCATTCCCGGGAGCGTGACCTATTTCTGGATGACACCGACGCGTACGGGCACGTTCGAGGTTCTGTGCGCCGAGCTCTGCGGCACGGGCCACGGGTTCATGCGCGGCATCGTGATGGTCGATACCCAGGAGGATTACGACGCCTGGCTCCAGGAACAGTCGACATTTGCCGAACTGGCGGGCGGCAAGCCGGCCCGGAAGGTTGCCAGTACGCGGCCATGA
- the rpsA gene encoding 30S ribosomal protein S1, with protein MTDFNPSTEDFATLLEESFVDHDLYEGAVVKGTVIAIEKDLAVIDVGLKVEGRVPLKEFGAKGRDGEMKVGDEVEVYLERVENALGEAVLSREKARREESWVRLEVAFEAGEKVTGQIFNQVKGGFTVDLDGAVAFLPRSQVDIRPVRDVTPLMHTPQPFQILKMDKRRGNIVVSRRVVLEETRAEQRSELVQSLEEGHTVEGVVKNITDYGAFVDLGGIDGLLHVTDIAWRRINHPSEVLTIGQTVKVQIIRVNQETHRISLGMKQLETDPWDGIEAKYPIDAKFTGRVTNITDYGAFVELEPGIEGLIHVSEMSWTKKNVHPGKIVSTSQEVEVMILEVDPVKRRISLGLKQTLQNPWDAFAEQFPVGTVVEGEVKNKTEFGLFIGLEGDVDGMVHLSDLDWNRPGEQVIEEFKKGDTVKAVVLDVDVEKERISLGIKQLSGDPMESGAAGEIRKNSIVTCEVIEVKDSGLEVKIADSDLTAFVRRADLSRDRDEQKPERFSVGDKFDARITQFDKKTRKVSASIKALEIAEEKEAVAQYGSSDSGASLGDILGAALKQATDDD; from the coding sequence ATGACTGATTTCAATCCCTCCACCGAGGATTTTGCGACTCTTCTCGAAGAGTCTTTCGTCGATCACGACCTGTATGAAGGTGCCGTTGTCAAAGGCACCGTTATCGCCATCGAAAAGGACCTCGCCGTCATCGACGTCGGCCTGAAGGTCGAAGGCCGCGTGCCGCTGAAGGAATTCGGCGCCAAAGGCCGTGACGGCGAAATGAAGGTCGGCGACGAAGTTGAAGTTTACCTGGAGCGTGTCGAGAACGCTCTCGGGGAAGCTGTTCTGTCGCGCGAAAAAGCCCGCCGCGAAGAAAGCTGGGTCCGCCTGGAAGTCGCGTTCGAAGCCGGCGAAAAGGTCACCGGCCAGATCTTCAACCAGGTCAAGGGCGGCTTCACCGTCGATCTGGACGGCGCCGTTGCCTTCCTGCCGCGTTCCCAGGTCGACATCCGTCCGGTTCGCGACGTGACCCCGCTGATGCACACCCCGCAGCCGTTCCAGATCCTGAAGATGGACAAGCGCCGCGGCAACATCGTCGTGTCCCGCCGTGTCGTTCTGGAAGAAACCCGCGCGGAGCAGCGTTCCGAACTGGTCCAGAGCCTGGAAGAAGGTCATACCGTGGAAGGTGTGGTCAAGAACATCACCGACTACGGTGCGTTCGTCGACCTCGGCGGCATCGATGGCCTGCTGCACGTCACCGACATCGCGTGGCGCCGCATCAACCATCCGTCGGAAGTTCTCACCATCGGCCAGACCGTCAAGGTGCAGATCATCCGCGTCAACCAGGAGACGCACCGCATCTCCCTGGGCATGAAGCAGCTTGAAACCGATCCGTGGGACGGCATCGAAGCCAAATACCCGATCGACGCCAAGTTCACCGGCCGCGTGACCAACATCACCGACTACGGCGCATTCGTGGAACTGGAGCCGGGCATCGAAGGCCTGATCCACGTTTCCGAAATGTCCTGGACGAAGAAGAACGTCCATCCGGGCAAGATCGTTTCCACCTCTCAGGAAGTGGAAGTGATGATCCTGGAAGTCGACCCGGTCAAGCGCCGCATCTCCCTGGGCCTCAAGCAGACCCTGCAGAACCCGTGGGATGCGTTTGCCGAGCAGTTCCCGGTCGGCACCGTCGTCGAGGGCGAGGTCAAGAACAAGACCGAGTTCGGTCTGTTCATCGGTCTGGAAGGCGACGTGGACGGCATGGTCCACCTCTCCGACCTCGACTGGAACCGTCCGGGCGAGCAGGTCATCGAGGAGTTCAAGAAGGGCGACACGGTCAAGGCCGTCGTTCTGGACGTCGACGTGGAGAAAGAGCGTATCTCCCTCGGCATCAAGCAGCTCAGCGGCGACCCGATGGAATCCGGCGCTGCCGGCGAGATCCGCAAGAACTCCATCGTGACTTGTGAAGTCATCGAGGTGAAGGACAGCGGCCTGGAAGTGAAGATCGCCGACAGCGACCTGACCGCCTTCGTCCGCCGTGCGGATCTGTCCCGCGACCGCGACGAACAGAAGCCGGAGAGATTCTCCGTCGGCGACAAGTTCGATGCCCGCATCACCCAGTTCGACAAGAAGACCCGCAAGGTCTCCGCGTCGATCAAGGCCCTCGAAATCGCCGAAGAGAAGGAAGCCGTCGCTCAGTACGGTTCTTCCGACAGCGGCGCATCGCTCGGGGACATCCTGGGTGCGGCCCTGAAGCAGGCGACCGACGACGACTAG
- a CDS encoding cytochrome c oxidase subunit 3, which yields MSVILGFLLIVLCISGWWLSRQGIMSKPWLEQGAPAAMADPQGQGRRTARIGLGVFLAVIGALFAMFASAYFERMGLPDWRSFPLPRLLWVNTGMLIAGSVALQCALVDARGGAMAQARRGLVVAALSGLAFLAGQLWVWLQLVSGGLVVASGPAITFFYLLTGLHGLHILGGLVALASSMPGAWRQGESGRSRFLLRLELCTTYWHFLLGLWLVIVLVLTGWADEIIATCSQLLS from the coding sequence ATGAGTGTCATTCTCGGTTTCCTGCTGATCGTGCTTTGCATCTCCGGTTGGTGGCTGTCGCGCCAGGGCATCATGTCCAAGCCCTGGCTGGAACAGGGCGCCCCGGCCGCAATGGCCGATCCGCAGGGCCAGGGCAGGCGGACCGCCAGGATCGGTCTCGGCGTTTTCCTTGCGGTTATCGGCGCGCTGTTTGCCATGTTCGCCAGCGCCTATTTCGAACGCATGGGGCTGCCGGACTGGCGCTCCTTCCCGCTGCCCCGGCTGCTATGGGTCAACACCGGAATGCTGATCGCCGGCAGCGTGGCCCTGCAATGCGCCCTGGTGGACGCCCGCGGCGGAGCGATGGCACAGGCCCGCCGGGGTCTCGTGGTCGCGGCGCTTTCCGGCCTTGCCTTCCTGGCCGGTCAGCTGTGGGTCTGGCTGCAACTGGTAAGCGGCGGACTGGTCGTTGCCTCCGGTCCCGCCATCACCTTCTTCTATCTGCTGACGGGCCTGCACGGCCTGCACATTCTAGGCGGCCTGGTCGCGCTTGCGAGCAGCATGCCCGGCGCCTGGAGACAGGGTGAAAGCGGCCGCAGCCGGTTCCTGCTGCGGCTGGAACTGTGCACCACGTACTGGCATTTTCTTCTGGGTCTCTGGCTCGTCATCGTCCTTGTGCTGACGGGCTGGGCGGACGAGATCATCGCCACATGCAGCCAACTCCTGAGCTGA
- a CDS encoding Stf0 family sulfotransferase, translating to MPAFDSYVICTSPRSGSTLLCKLLAATGIAGKPGSHFHEPSLQSWLDHFDLSFEPSRREPEILADVFRAAIAKGSGSTGIFGLRLQRHSFEFFIRKLAVLHPHQTSDRQRFETAFGRTLFIHLTRQDKVGQAVSCVKAEQTGLWHLAPDGTELERLAPPQEPVYDREELRVCYDRFTAFDQEWRSWFETQAIEPLRITYEALASDSSGALREILARLGVNPAAADGVSPGVAKLADETNRDWAARFRSGEGIA from the coding sequence ATGCCCGCATTCGATTCCTACGTGATCTGCACTTCGCCGCGCAGCGGCAGCACGCTGCTGTGCAAGCTTCTGGCGGCGACCGGCATTGCCGGAAAACCGGGATCCCACTTCCACGAGCCATCCCTGCAAAGCTGGCTGGATCACTTTGATCTGAGTTTCGAGCCGTCTCGCCGAGAACCTGAAATCCTGGCGGATGTCTTTCGGGCGGCAATCGCCAAAGGCAGCGGCAGTACCGGGATCTTCGGGCTGAGACTGCAAAGGCACAGCTTCGAATTCTTCATTCGCAAGCTTGCGGTTCTGCACCCGCACCAGACAAGCGACCGGCAACGGTTCGAAACCGCCTTCGGACGCACCCTGTTCATCCATCTGACCCGGCAGGACAAGGTCGGCCAGGCGGTTTCCTGCGTGAAGGCCGAGCAGACCGGTTTGTGGCACCTGGCGCCCGACGGAACCGAACTGGAACGCCTGGCGCCCCCGCAGGAGCCCGTCTACGATCGCGAAGAACTCAGGGTCTGCTACGACAGGTTCACGGCCTTTGATCAGGAGTGGAGAAGCTGGTTCGAAACCCAGGCAATTGAACCGCTCCGGATCACCTACGAAGCGCTTGCCTCTGATTCTTCGGGCGCGCTGCGCGAAATTCTCGCCCGCCTGGGCGTCAATCCCGCAGCCGCGGACGGCGTTTCACCGGGCGTCGCCAAACTCGCCGACGAGACAAATCGGGACTGGGCGGCGCGCTTCCGTTCGGGCGAGGGCATTGCCTGA
- a CDS encoding FKBP-type peptidyl-prolyl cis-trans isomerase: MSEAKTGDTVRLHYKGTLNDGSVFDSSEGREPLEFTVGAGQIIEGLDKAIPGMKVGEEKTVTVEAEEAYGPHNPAAKQAVPRTHIPETIPLEVGLQLQAQTENGQVMNVRVIDFSEEEVVLDANHPLAGKDLTFDIQLADIK; this comes from the coding sequence ATGAGCGAAGCCAAGACTGGCGACACGGTTCGCCTTCACTACAAGGGTACCCTGAACGACGGGTCTGTCTTTGACAGTTCGGAAGGGCGCGAACCGCTGGAATTCACGGTCGGCGCCGGCCAGATCATCGAGGGTCTCGACAAGGCCATTCCGGGAATGAAAGTCGGCGAGGAAAAAACCGTCACTGTCGAGGCGGAAGAAGCCTACGGGCCCCATAATCCGGCAGCCAAGCAGGCCGTTCCCCGCACGCATATTCCCGAGACCATTCCGCTGGAGGTCGGCCTGCAGCTTCAGGCCCAGACCGAAAACGGCCAGGTGATGAACGTCAGGGTCATCGACTTCTCCGAAGAAGAAGTCGTTTTGGATGCCAACCACCCGCTGGCCGGCAAGGACCTGACTTTCGATATCCAGCTCGCCGATATCAAATGA
- a CDS encoding DUF2189 domain-containing protein, protein MAHFHVFTDVHDTAEGLRIRHVNVQDVLDALRLGFADFWEKPSHIVFLCLIYPIAGFILFKWAFGQNYLQLIYPLITGFALVGPFAALGLYEISRRRESGLDTSWIHALKVWRSPAVPAIAVVGGILVALFLAWVFTAQMLYATIYSPTPPDALLPFLVDVLTTTKGWTLIIVGNLVGFFFALAALVVSAISLPLLLDRDVGAVPAIKTSIAAFVRNPGPILLWGFIVAAGLVLGSLPFLVGLALVLPILAHATWHLYRKVVDAPAV, encoded by the coding sequence ATGGCTCATTTTCATGTGTTTACCGACGTTCACGATACTGCCGAGGGTCTCAGGATCCGGCATGTGAACGTCCAGGATGTACTCGATGCCTTGCGGCTCGGCTTTGCCGATTTCTGGGAAAAGCCGTCTCACATCGTGTTTCTCTGTCTGATTTATCCGATTGCCGGCTTCATTCTGTTCAAATGGGCTTTCGGCCAGAACTACCTGCAACTGATCTATCCGCTGATAACCGGCTTTGCGCTGGTTGGCCCGTTCGCCGCGTTGGGCCTTTACGAAATCAGCCGCAGACGCGAGTCCGGGCTCGACACGTCCTGGATCCATGCGCTGAAGGTCTGGCGTTCACCCGCCGTTCCGGCGATCGCCGTGGTCGGCGGCATACTGGTCGCCCTGTTCCTGGCCTGGGTCTTCACGGCGCAGATGCTTTACGCCACGATCTACAGCCCGACACCACCGGACGCCCTGCTGCCCTTCCTCGTGGACGTCCTGACCACGACGAAAGGCTGGACACTCATCATCGTCGGCAACCTGGTCGGCTTCTTCTTCGCCCTGGCGGCCCTGGTGGTCTCGGCGATTTCCCTGCCGCTGCTGCTTGACCGCGACGTCGGCGCCGTTCCGGCCATCAAGACTTCGATCGCGGCCTTCGTGCGCAACCCGGGGCCGATCCTCCTGTGGGGGTTCATCGTCGCCGCGGGGCTGGTCCTCGGCAGTCTGCCGTTCCTGGTCGGGCTCGCCCTTGTGCTGCCCATACTGGCGCACGCGACCTGGCATCTCTATCGCAAGGTAGTGGATGCCCCCGCGGTGTGA
- a CDS encoding cytochrome c oxidase subunit I, whose amino-acid sequence MVDFTTQTAGSVPPAEVEDVELYHPKSWWTHYVFSQDAKIIAIQYSGTALAIGMVALVLSWLMRLQLGFPDTFSFITPEAYYQFITMHGMIMVIYLLTALFLGGFGNYLIPLMIGARDMAFPYVNMLSYWIYLLAVIVLAASFFVPGGPTGAGWTLYPPQAILSGTPGGQDWGIIIMLVSLLLFIVGFTMGGLNYAVTVLQCRARGMTLMRMPLTIWGIFTATVMALFAFPALFVAGVMMLFDRVLGTSFFMPTLVELGEQLEYGGGSPILFQHLFWFFGHPEVYIVALPAFGIVSDLISTHARKNIFGYRMMVWAIVGIGALSFVVWAHHMYVSGMNPWFGFFFATTTLIIAVPTAIKVYNWVLTLWRGDIHFTVPMLFALAFIVTFLNGGLSGLFLGNVVVDVPLSDTMFVVAHFHMVMGVAPIMVIFGAIYHWYPKASGRMLNETLGQIHFWVTFIGAYAIFFPMHYVGLVGVPRRYPEIGDPAFITAPVDTLNAFITVAALIVGAAQILFLFNLLWSWRFGRDAGGNPWRATSLEWHTPTTPPPHGNWGDELPVVYRWAYDYSVPGAKEDFIAQNDPWPERPVGAG is encoded by the coding sequence ATGGTCGACTTCACCACTCAGACGGCAGGCAGCGTTCCGCCCGCGGAAGTTGAGGACGTTGAACTGTACCATCCCAAGAGCTGGTGGACGCACTACGTCTTCTCGCAGGATGCGAAGATCATCGCCATTCAGTATTCCGGCACCGCGCTGGCGATCGGCATGGTTGCCCTGGTGCTCTCCTGGCTGATGCGGCTCCAACTCGGTTTCCCGGACACATTCTCCTTCATCACGCCCGAAGCCTATTACCAGTTCATCACCATGCACGGCATGATCATGGTGATCTATCTGCTGACCGCGCTGTTTCTGGGCGGATTCGGCAACTACCTGATCCCGCTGATGATCGGCGCGCGGGACATGGCCTTTCCCTATGTCAACATGCTCAGCTACTGGATCTACCTGCTGGCCGTCATCGTGCTGGCGGCAAGCTTTTTCGTTCCGGGCGGCCCGACCGGTGCCGGCTGGACGCTCTATCCGCCGCAGGCGATCCTCTCCGGCACGCCGGGCGGGCAGGACTGGGGCATCATCATCATGCTGGTGTCGCTGCTCCTGTTCATCGTCGGCTTCACCATGGGCGGGCTCAACTATGCGGTGACCGTGCTGCAATGCCGCGCGCGCGGCATGACGCTGATGCGCATGCCGCTGACGATCTGGGGCATCTTCACCGCCACGGTGATGGCGCTCTTTGCCTTTCCCGCCCTGTTCGTCGCCGGCGTCATGATGCTGTTCGACCGGGTTCTGGGCACCAGCTTCTTCATGCCGACGCTCGTTGAACTGGGAGAGCAGCTCGAATACGGCGGCGGCAGCCCGATCCTGTTCCAGCACCTGTTCTGGTTCTTCGGCCATCCGGAAGTCTATATCGTCGCCCTGCCGGCGTTCGGCATCGTCTCCGATCTCATCAGCACCCATGCGCGCAAGAACATCTTCGGCTACCGCATGATGGTCTGGGCGATCGTCGGCATCGGTGCGCTCAGCTTTGTCGTGTGGGCACACCACATGTATGTGAGCGGCATGAACCCGTGGTTCGGCTTCTTCTTTGCCACCACCACGCTTATCATCGCCGTTCCGACCGCGATCAAGGTCTATAACTGGGTGCTTACTCTCTGGCGCGGAGACATCCACTTCACCGTGCCGATGCTGTTCGCGCTGGCCTTCATCGTCACCTTCCTCAATGGCGGGCTGAGCGGGCTGTTCCTCGGCAACGTGGTTGTCGACGTGCCGCTGTCGGACACGATGTTCGTCGTCGCCCATTTCCACATGGTCATGGGGGTGGCGCCGATCATGGTGATCTTCGGGGCGATCTATCACTGGTATCCGAAGGCGTCGGGCAGGATGCTCAACGAAACGCTGGGGCAGATCCATTTCTGGGTCACCTTCATCGGCGCCTACGCGATCTTCTTCCCGATGCATTATGTCGGCCTCGTGGGCGTGCCGCGGCGCTATCCGGAAATCGGCGACCCCGCCTTCATCACCGCGCCTGTCGACACGCTCAACGCCTTCATCACCGTGGCGGCGCTGATCGTCGGCGCGGCACAGATCCTCTTCCTGTTCAACCTGCTGTGGAGCTGGCGCTTCGGGCGCGATGCCGGCGGCAATCCGTGGCGTGCCACGTCCCTGGAGTGGCATACGCCCACCACGCCGCCGCCGCACGGCAACTGGGGCGACGAACTGCCGGTGGTCTATCGCTGGGCCTATGACTACAGCGTACCGGGCGCCAAGGAGGATTTCATCGCCCAGAACGATCCGTGGCCCGAGCGGCCCGTGGGAGCCGGGTGA
- a CDS encoding heme-copper oxidase subunit III family protein, producing MSEASHTAMGTVQPAAPGLRGVAADWSSDQRAFKNVSWGKAMMWIFLVSDTFVFGCFLVAYMTARMSTAVPWPNASEVFALHIGETNFPLLLIAIMTFVLISSSGTMAMAVNYGYRRNRKMTAILLLATAVLGAAFVGMQVFEWSKLISEGVRPWGNPWGAAQFGSTFFMITGFHGTHVTIGVIFLLIVARKVIRGDYDNGRRGFFTSRQGRWECVEIMGLYWHFVDLVWVFIFAFFYLW from the coding sequence ATGAGTGAAGCATCGCATACGGCCATGGGAACGGTTCAGCCCGCAGCGCCGGGTCTGCGCGGCGTTGCGGCCGACTGGTCGTCCGACCAGCGCGCGTTCAAGAACGTCTCGTGGGGAAAGGCCATGATGTGGATCTTTCTCGTCAGCGACACGTTCGTCTTCGGCTGCTTCCTGGTCGCCTATATGACGGCGAGAATGTCGACGGCGGTTCCCTGGCCCAATGCCAGTGAAGTCTTCGCGCTTCATATCGGCGAGACGAACTTTCCGCTTCTGCTGATCGCGATCATGACCTTCGTGCTGATCTCCAGCAGCGGCACCATGGCCATGGCCGTGAATTACGGCTATCGACGCAACCGCAAGATGACCGCGATCCTCCTGCTGGCCACCGCCGTGCTGGGCGCGGCTTTCGTCGGCATGCAGGTCTTCGAATGGTCGAAACTGATCTCCGAAGGCGTGCGGCCATGGGGCAATCCCTGGGGCGCGGCGCAATTCGGCTCGACTTTCTTCATGATCACGGGATTTCACGGCACCCACGTCACGATCGGCGTGATCTTCCTCTTGATCGTGGCGCGCAAGGTCATACGCGGCGACTATGACAACGGCCGCCGGGGCTTTTTCACCAGCCGGCAGGGGCGCTGGGAATGCGTCGAGATCATGGGTCTCTACTGGCACTTCGTCGACCTGGTATGGGTCTTCATCTTTGCATTCTTCTATCTCTGGTAG
- a CDS encoding DctP family TRAP transporter solute-binding subunit has protein sequence MKAIVKGLAAGLAVALMTGSALGEGKVLKFGHDNKTDPFENPAHACTAVFSSIVEADTNGAVEVEVFGSNQLGSAAEHVQHVRDGVLQATLTSTGALASYYPRVDVLNLPFAFADNAATYSVFDGDFGKALAADIEASLGDVVVLGFPDTGGFFAVTNSKHPIASLEDFDGIRIRTMTLPSHQTIVQSLGAQAYPLSWGEVYSGLQTGVIDGQMNPVPIISFANFAEVQKYMTLTNHLFSPYTFMVNRDFFEGLTEAQQNTLRYAAESCVAASRGLSRIIEASDRGLPGLVDKMEVTALTGEQRAAMAAAAQPAFETHVAENLDAKANELLAAFKAEVSKANDSVYMK, from the coding sequence ATGAAAGCTATCGTAAAGGGACTGGCAGCGGGTCTTGCCGTCGCGCTTATGACGGGCAGCGCGCTGGGCGAGGGCAAGGTCCTGAAATTCGGGCATGACAACAAGACCGACCCGTTCGAAAACCCCGCCCACGCCTGCACGGCGGTGTTCTCGAGCATCGTGGAAGCCGACACCAACGGCGCCGTGGAGGTGGAGGTCTTCGGCTCCAACCAGCTCGGGTCTGCGGCCGAACACGTTCAGCACGTCCGCGACGGCGTCCTGCAGGCGACGCTCACTTCCACTGGCGCCCTGGCCAGCTACTATCCGCGCGTCGACGTCCTGAACCTGCCCTTCGCCTTTGCCGACAATGCGGCGACCTACTCAGTGTTCGACGGAGATTTCGGCAAGGCGCTTGCAGCGGATATCGAAGCGAGCCTTGGCGATGTTGTGGTGCTGGGGTTCCCGGACACGGGCGGGTTCTTCGCAGTGACCAACTCCAAGCACCCGATCGCCTCGCTGGAGGACTTCGACGGCATCCGCATCCGCACGATGACACTGCCCTCCCACCAGACCATCGTCCAGTCGCTCGGCGCGCAGGCCTATCCGCTTTCCTGGGGCGAGGTCTATTCCGGTCTGCAGACCGGCGTGATCGACGGCCAGATGAACCCGGTGCCGATCATCTCCTTCGCGAACTTCGCTGAAGTGCAGAAATACATGACGCTCACCAATCACCTGTTCTCGCCTTACACCTTCATGGTCAACCGCGACTTCTTCGAAGGCCTCACGGAGGCACAGCAGAACACGTTGCGCTATGCGGCTGAATCCTGCGTGGCCGCAAGCCGGGGCCTGTCCCGCATCATCGAAGCGTCCGACCGTGGCCTTCCCGGCCTGGTCGACAAGATGGAGGTCACCGCGCTGACCGGGGAGCAGCGCGCCGCCATGGCGGCCGCGGCCCAGCCGGCCTTCGAGACCCATGTCGCCGAAAATCTCGACGCCAAGGCGAACGAGTTGCTGGCCGCCTTCAAGGCGGAAGTCAGCAAGGCGAATGACAGCGTCTATATGAAGTGA
- a CDS encoding nuclear transport factor 2 family protein, which produces MTPKQVVETWVERFNAGDAAALAELYHEDAINHQVTQEPVEGRNAIQTMFEREFANAEMVCLIEAVHEAGDVAALEWRDPLGLRGCGFFTVRDGHIKFQRGYWDKLSFLKMHNLPLE; this is translated from the coding sequence ATGACGCCGAAGCAAGTCGTGGAAACCTGGGTAGAACGCTTTAATGCGGGCGATGCGGCGGCACTTGCCGAGCTTTACCATGAGGATGCGATCAACCATCAGGTGACGCAGGAGCCCGTTGAGGGCCGCAACGCGATCCAGACGATGTTTGAGCGGGAGTTCGCGAATGCCGAGATGGTCTGCCTCATAGAGGCCGTCCATGAAGCCGGTGATGTTGCGGCTCTTGAATGGCGCGACCCGCTTGGCCTGCGCGGATGCGGTTTCTTCACGGTTCGCGACGGGCACATCAAGTTCCAGCGCGGCTACTGGGACAAGCTCTCGTTCCTTAAGATGCACAATCTGCCGCTGGAGTAA